A genomic window from Mesosutterella faecium includes:
- a CDS encoding peroxiredoxin — protein sequence MTENTDFTLPDSDGAEFKASEHLPLVLYFYPKDSTSGCTTEAREFTELAGEFRKLGYTVAGVSRDSQKSHRNFICRYGLGITLLSDPEEKVCRQFDVIHEKNMYGRKVQGVVRSTFVIGKDGKIAFEWRKVKAAGHAAQVLEALKGA from the coding sequence ATGACGGAGAACACCGATTTCACGCTGCCGGACTCGGACGGAGCCGAGTTCAAGGCTTCAGAGCACCTGCCCCTGGTGCTGTATTTCTATCCGAAGGACAGCACGAGCGGCTGCACGACGGAGGCGCGCGAGTTCACGGAGCTTGCAGGCGAGTTCCGAAAGCTGGGCTACACGGTGGCGGGCGTCTCGCGGGACTCCCAGAAGAGCCACCGGAATTTCATCTGCCGCTACGGGCTCGGGATCACGCTGCTTTCGGACCCGGAGGAAAAGGTCTGCAGGCAGTTCGACGTGATCCATGAAAAGAATATGTACGGCCGGAAGGTGCAGGGGGTCGTGCGGAGCACCTTCGTGATCGGGAAGGACGGGAAGATTGCCTTTGAATGGCGGAAGGTGAAGGCCGCGGGGCACGCCGCGCAGGTGCTCGAGGCCCTCAAGGGGGCCTGA
- a CDS encoding LysR family transcriptional regulator — protein sequence MKKYENIENLKVFCETVNFMSVKRASLELGVEPSNAFRTIRQLEHDVGVPLFNRQTRPMRLTKEGEIFYRYASGITKLNQDMLAELEDDVDKLAGRIRVSSTAGFRQVFLTPALVEFQMSNPDIVLELHEMTTGVMDVLSAASGNDVVMTYMPTEELPPGMVVRECGEMPFIACASPLYLQRFGEPESPSACAQHLGVLLNMPNRRSVTYLTHGSVAEKLEWKRSMTFNSQINARDAMVLGGGIIPDLAFYFAIEGLHDGQIQPVMRGWSRPPRMLCLFAPGNAYRKRRVRYFLDWLEARVNRMMEHTAKEYRWVA from the coding sequence ATGAAAAAATATGAAAACATCGAAAACCTGAAGGTTTTCTGCGAGACGGTGAACTTCATGAGCGTGAAGCGGGCGAGCCTCGAGCTCGGGGTGGAGCCGAGCAACGCGTTCCGTACGATCCGGCAGCTCGAGCACGACGTCGGGGTGCCGCTTTTCAACCGGCAGACGCGCCCGATGAGGCTTACGAAGGAAGGTGAGATCTTCTACCGCTACGCCTCCGGGATCACAAAGCTCAACCAGGACATGCTTGCCGAGCTCGAGGACGACGTGGACAAGCTCGCGGGCCGCATCCGCGTCTCCTCCACCGCAGGCTTCCGCCAGGTCTTCCTCACCCCCGCGCTCGTCGAATTCCAGATGTCGAACCCGGACATCGTGCTCGAGCTGCACGAGATGACGACCGGCGTGATGGACGTGCTCTCGGCCGCCTCAGGCAACGACGTCGTGATGACCTACATGCCCACCGAAGAGCTGCCTCCCGGCATGGTCGTGCGCGAGTGCGGCGAGATGCCCTTCATCGCCTGCGCCTCTCCCCTTTATTTGCAGCGCTTCGGCGAGCCCGAGAGTCCTTCGGCCTGCGCGCAGCACCTCGGGGTACTCCTCAACATGCCCAACCGCCGCTCCGTCACTTACCTCACGCACGGCTCCGTGGCCGAAAAGCTCGAGTGGAAGCGCTCGATGACTTTCAACAGCCAGATCAACGCGAGGGACGCCATGGTGCTGGGCGGCGGGATCATCCCCGACCTCGCCTTTTATTTCGCGATCGAGGGGCTGCATGACGGGCAGATCCAGCCCGTGATGCGCGGCTGGAGCCGCCCCCCGCGCATGCTCTGCCTCTTCGCGCCGGGAAACGCCTACAGGAAGCGGCGCGTGCGCTACTTCCTTGACTGGCTCGAGGCCCGGGTGAACCGCATGATGGAGCACACCGCGAAGGAGTACCGCTGGGTCGCCTGA
- a CDS encoding aspartate ammonia-lyase, producing the protein MSRIEHDFLGDLEIPDNVYYGVQSMRGKENFHITEHSMREDKYFIEAFAQVKKAAARTNKELGTIPANVADALISACDDLLAGKYHDQFVTDWLQGGAGTSTNMNTNEVICNIACEKLGLPKGSQKQVSPNDHANFGQSTNDTYPTALHLAMYLRSEDLLKALEQLRDSFYKKADEFKNVLKMGRTHLQDAVPMSMGQEFHGWGRTIEDEIETIKDAQKHLRVINLGGTAIGTTVTCHPDYPAKAVKYLSEQTGIDFHNSTDLIAATSDCGAYVAISSALKSLAVKLTKVCNDIRLLASGPRTGLSEINLPMRQPGSSIMPGKVNPVIPEVTNQACFLAIGLDTTVMLAASAGQLELNVMEPVISFAVFTSMKVLTNAMITLREKCVDGITANAEHTKDLVMNSLGIVTLLKPHFGYMLCAEMAKEGYLQHKSLHQIVVEERKLMSEEKWNEVFSFQNLIAPKFEM; encoded by the coding sequence ATGTCTCGTATCGAACACGATTTCCTTGGCGACCTTGAGATCCCGGACAATGTCTACTACGGCGTGCAGTCCATGCGCGGCAAGGAGAACTTCCACATCACCGAGCACTCCATGCGCGAGGACAAGTACTTCATCGAGGCCTTCGCCCAGGTGAAGAAGGCCGCCGCCCGCACGAACAAGGAGCTGGGCACGATTCCGGCCAACGTCGCCGACGCCCTCATCTCCGCCTGCGACGATCTGCTCGCGGGAAAGTACCACGACCAGTTCGTGACCGACTGGCTGCAGGGCGGCGCGGGCACCTCGACCAACATGAACACGAACGAGGTGATCTGCAACATCGCCTGCGAGAAGCTCGGGCTGCCCAAGGGCTCCCAGAAGCAGGTCTCGCCCAACGACCACGCGAACTTCGGCCAGTCCACGAACGACACCTATCCGACCGCGCTGCACCTCGCGATGTACCTGCGCTCTGAGGATCTGCTCAAGGCCCTCGAGCAGCTGCGCGACTCCTTCTACAAGAAGGCCGATGAATTCAAGAACGTGCTCAAGATGGGCCGCACCCACCTGCAGGACGCCGTCCCGATGTCGATGGGCCAGGAGTTCCACGGCTGGGGCCGCACGATCGAGGACGAGATTGAGACGATCAAGGACGCCCAGAAGCATCTGCGCGTGATCAACCTGGGCGGCACCGCGATCGGCACCACCGTCACCTGCCATCCGGACTATCCGGCGAAGGCCGTGAAGTACCTCTCCGAGCAGACCGGGATCGATTTCCACAACAGCACGGACCTCATCGCCGCCACCTCCGACTGCGGCGCCTATGTCGCGATCTCCTCGGCCTTAAAGAGCCTCGCCGTGAAGCTCACGAAGGTCTGCAACGACATCAGGCTCCTTGCCTCGGGCCCCCGCACGGGTCTGTCCGAAATCAACCTGCCGATGCGCCAGCCTGGCTCCTCGATCATGCCGGGGAAGGTGAACCCGGTGATCCCGGAAGTGACCAACCAGGCCTGCTTCCTCGCTATCGGCCTTGACACCACCGTGATGCTCGCCGCCTCCGCCGGCCAGCTCGAGCTCAACGTGATGGAGCCTGTGATCTCGTTTGCGGTCTTCACCTCGATGAAGGTCCTCACGAACGCCATGATCACGCTGCGCGAGAAGTGCGTCGACGGCATCACCGCGAACGCCGAGCACACGAAGGACCTCGTCATGAACTCCCTCGGGATCGTGACGCTGCTCAAGCCCCACTTCGGCTACATGCTGTGCGCCGAGATGGCGAAGGAAGGCTACCTGCAGCACAAGTCCCTGCACCAGATCGTGGTCGAAGAGCGTAAGCTGATGAGCGAGGAAAAGTGGAACGAAGTGTTCTCCTTCCAGAACCTCATCGCCCCGAAGTTCGAGATGTAA
- a CDS encoding aspartate/glutamate racemase family protein, with protein sequence MMNTLKIGVVAGILPARAYEFTSAVEEVSRETGREAEILHDWEALRTDGEDELTRLRDEKMLACDAALRLQAKGADVIVIPSARVSGYLPELQAELTTPVVALGPEDCPDCAAKKLFESAPKPVARGFRLGLIGGLGPAATVDLFNKIVKATPAKTDQEHFKLMIDEDPQIPDRTACLLAGGTDPTISLYHTAKRLQDNGCDAIIIPCNTAHAFLPYITRRIRVPFIDMQVAALEDIQKRFKEPRIGLLATSGTVKTGIYSKKAEKMGLPLFVPDEEHQKLVMSAIYGPKGAKAGYTEGECRDQLLAAAEYMVREKGCNVLILGCTELPLILDETDAFPIAGTTVAIVDPTAVLARKVAKLAMDENAKRGAR encoded by the coding sequence ATGATGAACACACTGAAGATTGGCGTTGTGGCGGGAATCCTGCCCGCCAGGGCTTATGAATTCACTTCCGCGGTCGAGGAAGTCTCACGCGAGACGGGCCGCGAGGCCGAAATCCTGCACGACTGGGAGGCCCTGCGGACGGACGGAGAGGACGAGCTCACGAGGCTGCGCGACGAGAAGATGCTCGCCTGCGACGCCGCGCTGCGGCTTCAGGCGAAGGGCGCCGACGTGATCGTGATCCCGAGCGCCCGCGTCTCCGGGTACCTCCCGGAGCTGCAGGCCGAACTCACCACGCCGGTGGTCGCCCTGGGGCCCGAAGACTGCCCGGACTGCGCCGCGAAGAAGCTCTTCGAGTCTGCTCCGAAGCCGGTCGCACGCGGCTTCAGGCTCGGCCTGATCGGCGGGCTCGGGCCCGCGGCCACCGTGGACCTCTTCAACAAGATCGTGAAGGCGACGCCCGCGAAGACCGACCAAGAGCACTTCAAGCTCATGATCGACGAGGATCCGCAGATTCCGGACCGCACGGCCTGCCTGCTCGCCGGCGGCACTGATCCCACGATCTCCCTCTACCACACCGCGAAGCGCCTCCAGGACAACGGGTGCGACGCGATCATCATCCCCTGCAACACGGCCCACGCCTTCCTGCCCTACATTACGCGGCGCATCCGCGTGCCCTTCATCGACATGCAGGTGGCGGCGCTCGAAGACATCCAGAAGCGCTTCAAGGAGCCCAGAATCGGGCTGCTTGCCACCTCCGGCACCGTGAAGACCGGCATCTACTCGAAGAAGGCCGAAAAGATGGGGCTGCCGCTTTTCGTCCCCGACGAGGAGCACCAGAAGCTCGTGATGTCTGCCATCTACGGCCCGAAGGGCGCCAAGGCGGGCTACACCGAGGGCGAATGCCGCGATCAGCTGCTCGCCGCCGCCGAGTACATGGTGCGCGAGAAGGGCTGCAACGTGCTCATCCTCGGCTGCACGGAGCTGCCGCTGATCCTGGACGAGACCGATGCCTTCCCGATCGCCGGGACCACGGTCGCGATCGTCGATCCGACCGCGGTGCTCGCGCGCAAGGTCGCCAAGCTCGCGATGGACGAGAACGCAAAGCGCGGGGCGAGGTAA
- a CDS encoding LysR family transcriptional regulator — MKISPYDARIWQTFLSLAKTGSFIQTAVECDCTTSNVTRRIQWLEKELGGRLVDRGVRPCRLTALGERALNRIEAPWRAFAAAVDSVRSAGGALLPRITVSGPIAMCKRQIGEALYRLAQKKGVEGLMCEVKPGMTVSDVLEGRCDILFTAADVSDPRLDARTSIRGSTVPLASPRYLSLHGEPADPGDLTGHDGIIRSADLFPPSAFLTHEETGRRQACRWRNLFVFSDMEAIRDAVLAERGISIDLPVSMFLSDLREGRLVPILRHWRRDSWTYSVVFARDNPRAALLGKIAGRLAAEVGAAFERDRSEAFRLIEAYWRRRGSAAEGACAAGRTGAFKNTD; from the coding sequence ATGAAAATTTCTCCTTACGATGCGCGGATCTGGCAGACGTTCCTGTCCCTGGCGAAAACCGGCAGCTTCATTCAGACAGCCGTTGAATGCGACTGCACGACCTCGAATGTGACAAGGCGCATTCAGTGGCTGGAAAAGGAGCTCGGCGGCAGGCTGGTCGACCGGGGCGTGAGGCCCTGCAGGCTCACCGCGCTGGGCGAGCGCGCCCTGAACCGGATCGAGGCGCCCTGGCGGGCTTTTGCGGCCGCCGTCGACTCCGTCCGTAGCGCCGGGGGCGCTCTCCTGCCCCGCATCACAGTCTCCGGACCGATCGCCATGTGCAAGCGCCAGATAGGCGAAGCGCTCTACCGGCTGGCTCAGAAGAAGGGCGTCGAAGGGCTGATGTGCGAAGTGAAGCCCGGCATGACGGTCAGCGACGTGCTTGAGGGCCGGTGCGACATTCTCTTTACCGCTGCCGATGTCTCCGATCCGAGGCTTGACGCCCGGACCTCCATCCGGGGCAGCACCGTGCCGCTCGCCTCACCCCGGTATCTTTCACTGCACGGCGAGCCGGCCGACCCCGGAGATCTCACCGGCCACGACGGCATCATCCGCTCAGCTGACCTTTTTCCTCCGAGCGCCTTCCTCACGCATGAGGAAACGGGCCGAAGGCAGGCCTGCCGCTGGCGCAACCTTTTCGTGTTTTCAGACATGGAGGCCATACGGGACGCGGTGCTCGCGGAACGGGGCATTTCGATCGACCTGCCGGTCTCCATGTTCCTCTCGGATCTACGGGAAGGGCGCCTGGTGCCGATCCTGCGGCACTGGCGCCGCGATTCCTGGACCTACAGCGTCGTGTTCGCGCGGGACAACCCCCGGGCCGCGCTGCTCGGAAAAATCGCGGGCAGGCTCGCCGCGGAAGTCGGGGCCGCCTTTGAGCGGGACCGCAGCGAGGCCTTCAGGCTGATTGAAGCGTACTGGCGCAGGAGGGGGAGCGCGGCCGAAGGGGCTTGTGCCGCCGGACGAACCGGGGCGTTTAAAAACACTGATTAA
- a CDS encoding flavocytochrome c, with amino-acid sequence MSTQKINRRRFLGTTAAMGLALGSAGARAAEACRPLPAKWDETVDVIVVGSGFAGLCAAYEAHKAGASVVILEKMPTAGGNSIINGGIMGVPGTEIQKRKGIKDSPEQMYNDMMKAGLYLNHADKVRTLCREAYGAYRMLVDEIGVKFSDTILKHEGGHSVPRSLYTINGSGSEIVNKLLAKLAQAGVRPRTRTFMERIWLSDQGAAEGVTIREGYRLGKNPSALRAKNIRARKGIVLAYGGFGNDIAYRSMFDPRLGSGIQSTNQPGATSEAWREAATIGAQMIQTDWIQCLPYTSPDEKGFGIGWAWAGHTQAYGFWIDNATGKRFVNELADRKIRCDAIFAHLGMGHECLSVGDAKSAALFEKIRPGFLSRQKAIGVLKEYADTDALCRAHGIPKEAFLKTVAEVNESVKTRKDPLGRRVNEDLHTFGDGPWFVTRLSPKVHHCMGGILTTSRAEVLDNKGAVIPGLFAAGEATGGVHGAVRLGSCATTDCVVNGRIAGREVAKR; translated from the coding sequence ATGAGTACACAGAAAATCAACCGCAGGCGCTTTCTCGGAACGACGGCAGCAATGGGCCTCGCGCTCGGCAGCGCCGGAGCGCGTGCGGCGGAAGCGTGCAGGCCTCTTCCCGCGAAGTGGGACGAGACGGTCGACGTCATCGTGGTCGGTTCGGGCTTTGCGGGATTGTGCGCGGCCTACGAGGCCCATAAGGCCGGCGCTTCGGTCGTCATTCTCGAGAAGATGCCGACCGCGGGCGGCAACTCCATCATCAACGGCGGCATCATGGGCGTGCCCGGCACGGAGATTCAAAAGCGCAAGGGAATCAAGGATTCCCCCGAGCAGATGTACAACGACATGATGAAGGCCGGCCTGTACCTGAACCACGCCGACAAGGTGCGCACGCTCTGCAGGGAGGCCTACGGCGCCTACCGGATGCTGGTGGACGAGATCGGCGTGAAGTTCAGCGACACGATTCTCAAGCACGAGGGCGGGCACTCGGTGCCTCGCAGCCTCTACACGATCAACGGCAGCGGCTCCGAGATCGTGAACAAGCTTCTCGCGAAGCTTGCCCAGGCAGGCGTCAGGCCCCGCACCCGCACCTTCATGGAGCGCATCTGGCTCAGCGACCAGGGAGCGGCCGAGGGCGTGACGATCCGCGAAGGCTACCGCCTGGGGAAGAATCCTTCGGCCCTCAGGGCGAAAAATATCCGCGCCCGCAAGGGCATCGTGCTCGCCTACGGCGGGTTTGGCAACGACATCGCCTACCGCTCGATGTTCGACCCGAGGCTGGGCAGCGGCATCCAGAGCACCAATCAGCCCGGCGCGACGAGCGAGGCCTGGCGCGAGGCCGCCACGATCGGGGCGCAGATGATTCAGACCGACTGGATCCAGTGTCTGCCCTACACGAGCCCGGATGAAAAGGGCTTCGGAATCGGCTGGGCCTGGGCCGGGCACACCCAGGCTTACGGCTTCTGGATCGACAACGCCACGGGAAAGCGCTTCGTAAACGAGCTGGCCGACCGAAAAATCCGCTGTGACGCGATCTTCGCGCATCTGGGCATGGGGCACGAGTGCCTGTCGGTAGGCGACGCCAAGAGCGCGGCGCTATTTGAAAAGATCCGTCCGGGCTTTCTGTCACGCCAGAAAGCGATCGGGGTTCTCAAGGAATACGCGGACACGGATGCGCTCTGCAGGGCCCACGGAATCCCGAAGGAAGCGTTCCTCAAGACGGTGGCCGAAGTGAACGAATCGGTGAAAACGAGGAAAGATCCCCTCGGACGCCGCGTCAACGAGGACCTGCACACCTTTGGCGACGGTCCCTGGTTCGTGACGCGGCTTTCCCCCAAGGTTCACCACTGCATGGGCGGCATCCTCACGACTTCCAGAGCGGAGGTGCTCGACAACAAGGGTGCGGTGATCCCGGGGCTCTTTGCAGCCGGCGAGGCAACGGGCGGCGTCCACGGGGCGGTCCGCCTCGGCTCCTGCGCGACGACCGACTGCGTCGTGAACGGCCGCATCGCGGGCCGTGAGGTCGCGAAGCGCTGA
- a CDS encoding AAA family ATPase, whose amino-acid sequence MKYSDIKASVLEQFAAPGGFSVVPYITGCPGGGKSACVREIARALQERRGIPGSRVIEFNPSLRDPVDILGIPDTRGEYCRWLPPEEFYAIRAGQGPSVLIIEELSDASMAMQNPLCRVILDRCAGQLRLSEELYILATGNRTQDRSGANRLSTKLGNRMRELRFDTDLEDWCRWAALNNIRPEIVGFLRFRPALLSDFDPLRTVNPTPRSWEDASKIPTSLPEPVFYEHLAGSVGEGAAAEYAGFLKIYRSLPDMDEFLRNPARVKIGKEPSVLFALCARISSVVSKENFPKFYKFLRTLPDEFCVMGVRECLLACPAIASTKAFADFAERHQNALLGQN is encoded by the coding sequence ATGAAGTACTCAGACATCAAAGCCTCGGTCCTCGAACAGTTCGCAGCCCCCGGAGGGTTCTCGGTCGTGCCCTACATCACGGGCTGCCCCGGGGGCGGCAAATCCGCCTGCGTGAGGGAGATCGCCCGCGCGCTTCAGGAGCGGCGCGGCATCCCCGGCTCCCGGGTGATCGAGTTCAACCCGTCGCTGCGGGATCCCGTGGACATCCTGGGGATCCCGGACACGCGGGGCGAGTACTGCCGGTGGCTGCCGCCCGAAGAGTTCTACGCGATCCGCGCCGGGCAGGGCCCCTCCGTGCTCATCATCGAAGAGCTCTCCGACGCCTCGATGGCGATGCAGAACCCGCTCTGCCGGGTGATCCTCGACCGCTGCGCCGGGCAGCTGAGGCTCTCGGAGGAACTCTACATCCTCGCCACCGGCAACCGCACGCAGGACCGCTCCGGGGCGAACCGCCTCAGCACGAAGCTCGGGAACCGGATGCGGGAGCTGCGCTTCGACACGGATCTCGAGGACTGGTGCCGGTGGGCCGCCCTCAACAACATCCGCCCGGAGATCGTGGGATTCCTTCGCTTTCGCCCGGCCCTTCTCTCGGACTTCGATCCGCTCCGAACGGTGAACCCCACGCCGCGCTCCTGGGAGGACGCCTCGAAAATCCCGACGAGCCTTCCCGAACCGGTCTTCTACGAGCATCTGGCGGGCTCCGTGGGCGAGGGAGCAGCGGCCGAGTACGCGGGCTTTCTCAAAATCTACCGGAGCCTGCCCGACATGGACGAGTTCCTGCGAAATCCCGCCCGAGTGAAGATCGGAAAAGAGCCCTCCGTGCTCTTTGCGCTCTGCGCAAGGATCTCGAGCGTCGTCTCGAAGGAGAACTTTCCAAAGTTCTACAAATTCTTACGCACCCTGCCCGACGAGTTCTGCGTGATGGGCGTGAGGGAGTGCCTGCTCGCCTGTCCCGCGATCGCCTCGACCAAGGCCTTCGCGGACTTCGCCGAGCGGCACCAGAACGCCCTTCTCGGCCAGAACTGA
- a CDS encoding DUF2201 family putative metallopeptidase — MEEAQRKLSLAKSRLLLCSPFFGSIVCRRPPILTGRVPTAGVDARGRLYVNPDFIESLSTGELVFLLAHETMHIALLHALREGGRSHLIWNIAADAVINARLSLLKIGTPIEGGVSLRGCAGRSAEDVYDFLLEKYAKNRGVPWTYRKTRDPLNGDVDARGASGMSEAQRREAEIESRSLVAEAAAAARMQGGASPELEALISSILGRPIPWPLALERFLSARSSQSQSWSRPNRRYRRVAYLPETSPLPSAGELVVGIDTSGSLSEKDLGIILGRLSELALQFRPTLLRVLYCDSEVRREDDFTMDDLPIVQASVPGRGGTDMRKIFEYMARRGIEPDAVVIFTDGETEFPEKTEVPTIWMISSDRTAPAGAGETVRIGRF; from the coding sequence ATGGAGGAAGCGCAAAGAAAACTTTCTCTGGCGAAGTCGCGGCTGCTCCTTTGCTCCCCGTTTTTCGGCTCGATCGTCTGCAGGCGGCCGCCCATTCTCACCGGCCGGGTTCCGACCGCGGGCGTCGACGCCCGCGGCAGGCTCTACGTGAACCCGGACTTCATCGAGTCGCTGAGCACGGGCGAGCTCGTCTTTCTGCTCGCCCACGAGACCATGCACATCGCGCTTCTGCACGCGCTGCGCGAGGGCGGCCGCAGCCACCTCATCTGGAACATCGCGGCCGACGCCGTGATCAACGCGAGGCTCAGCCTCCTTAAGATCGGCACCCCGATCGAGGGCGGCGTGAGCCTGCGCGGCTGCGCCGGCCGGTCCGCCGAAGACGTCTATGACTTTCTGCTTGAAAAATATGCGAAAAACAGGGGCGTGCCCTGGACCTACAGAAAAACGCGCGATCCTTTAAACGGCGACGTGGATGCCCGCGGCGCCTCGGGCATGAGCGAGGCGCAGCGGCGCGAGGCCGAGATCGAGTCGAGGAGCCTCGTGGCCGAGGCCGCCGCGGCGGCCCGGATGCAGGGCGGCGCAAGCCCGGAGCTCGAAGCGCTGATCTCCTCGATCCTCGGGCGGCCGATTCCCTGGCCGCTCGCGCTCGAGCGTTTTCTCTCGGCCCGCAGCAGCCAGAGCCAAAGCTGGAGCCGCCCCAACCGCCGCTACCGCAGGGTCGCCTACCTTCCGGAGACTTCGCCCCTGCCTTCAGCGGGCGAGCTGGTCGTAGGCATCGACACCTCCGGGTCCCTGTCGGAAAAAGACCTGGGGATCATCCTCGGGCGCCTCAGCGAGCTCGCCCTGCAGTTCCGCCCCACGCTCCTGCGGGTTCTTTACTGCGACAGCGAAGTGCGCCGCGAGGACGACTTCACGATGGACGACCTTCCCATCGTCCAGGCCTCGGTCCCGGGCCGCGGGGGCACCGACATGCGGAAAATCTTCGAGTACATGGCGCGCCGGGGAATCGAGCCCGACGCGGTGGTGATCTTCACGGACGGAGAGACTGAATTCCCGGAGAAAACGGAAGTCCCCACGATCTGGATGATTTCCTCCGACAGGACGGCCCCGGCCGGGGCCGGAGAGACCGTCCGCATCGGCAGGTTCTGA
- the dsbI gene encoding protein-disulfide oxidoreductase DsbI, with protein MKWFDQLKGDPVGTVASWQDMRWPWALMTAVCVLLVLIAHYVFQVWLYMAPCEQCVYIRFGFLTMAVGGILCLISPKNLVLKALGYVFSIAGAVYGLKCSVKLSAIHHAVHSDDPTAMFGMQGCSTDPHYPFDLPLADWAPDWFKPTGDCGYDLAVVPDGTQLSSLQEWFINMYNSSDSWYLIPKWKFMSMAQCCELAFGLMLVILLVMAACFLYVKFVRKTA; from the coding sequence ATGAAATGGTTTGATCAATTGAAGGGCGACCCGGTGGGGACCGTGGCCTCCTGGCAGGACATGCGCTGGCCCTGGGCCCTGATGACCGCGGTGTGCGTGCTGCTTGTCCTCATCGCCCACTACGTGTTCCAGGTGTGGCTCTACATGGCTCCCTGCGAGCAGTGCGTCTACATCCGGTTCGGCTTCCTCACGATGGCCGTGGGCGGGATCCTCTGCCTGATCTCTCCCAAAAACCTCGTGCTCAAGGCGCTGGGCTACGTCTTTTCCATCGCGGGGGCTGTCTACGGACTCAAGTGCTCCGTGAAGCTCTCCGCGATCCACCACGCCGTGCACAGCGACGACCCGACCGCGATGTTCGGCATGCAGGGCTGCTCCACCGACCCGCACTATCCGTTTGACCTTCCGCTGGCCGACTGGGCCCCGGACTGGTTCAAGCCGACGGGCGACTGCGGCTACGACCTCGCGGTGGTGCCCGACGGCACCCAGCTCTCCTCCCTGCAGGAGTGGTTCATCAACATGTACAACAGTTCGGATTCGTGGTACCTGATTCCGAAGTGGAAGTTCATGAGCATGGCCCAGTGCTGCGAGCTCGCCTTCGGCCTGATGCTGGTGATCCTCCTCGTGATGGCCGCCTGCTTCCTCTACGTGAAGTTCGTGCGCAAGACCGCCTGA
- a CDS encoding thiol:disulfide interchange protein yields the protein MQRRSFIAAAVAAAAASFSGFAFAEDFKEGVDYQKLSTPLAGGQGKVIKIFSYDCPFCFRYDIGVDPKAVPMFEKAGLKFEPRHLETKGKYGRCASEFFAMCILMDQKAGRSIEAPNSLFKKAKDAVYQAYHRKGERWTKGEGAFIETLTAATGISAADFAKERKSAAVKSLADSWKPVYAVAKIQGIPAYVVNGKWLVMTKSIKSIDGFVALVKKLSKM from the coding sequence ATGCAGCGCCGTTCTTTCATTGCCGCCGCCGTCGCGGCTGCCGCAGCCTCGTTTTCCGGCTTCGCCTTCGCGGAGGACTTCAAGGAGGGGGTGGACTATCAGAAGCTCAGCACTCCGCTCGCAGGCGGCCAGGGCAAAGTGATCAAGATCTTCTCTTACGACTGCCCCTTCTGCTTCCGCTATGACATCGGCGTTGATCCGAAGGCCGTCCCGATGTTTGAGAAGGCAGGACTCAAGTTCGAGCCCCGCCACCTTGAGACGAAAGGCAAGTACGGCCGCTGCGCCTCGGAGTTCTTCGCGATGTGCATTCTGATGGACCAGAAGGCCGGGCGCTCGATCGAAGCCCCGAACTCGCTCTTTAAGAAGGCGAAGGACGCCGTGTACCAGGCCTACCACAGGAAGGGGGAGCGCTGGACGAAGGGCGAGGGCGCCTTCATTGAAACGCTCACCGCCGCGACCGGCATCTCTGCGGCAGACTTCGCGAAGGAGCGCAAGAGCGCTGCCGTGAAGAGCCTCGCCGACTCCTGGAAGCCTGTGTACGCCGTGGCGAAGATCCAGGGCATTCCGGCTTATGTCGTGAACGGCAAGTGGCTGGTGATGACGAAGTCGATCAAGTCGATTGACGGCTTTGTGGCCCTCGTGAAGAAGCTCTCCAAGATGTGA